One Chaetodon trifascialis isolate fChaTrf1 chromosome 13, fChaTrf1.hap1, whole genome shotgun sequence DNA segment encodes these proteins:
- the pdzd7a gene encoding PDZ domain-containing protein 7a translates to MARSSQPFGWKEMTNGGGHPHFNNGGQTGGSHSTTRYMLKKQQRHRRRSSSPMGRVILINAPVDGGDDSEDIHTVTVDKSPDGRLGFSVRGGSEHGLGIFVSKVEDDSSAAQAGLTVGDKMVEVNGISLESITMSSAVKVLTGNNRLRMVVRRVGKIPGIRYSKEKTTWVDLIHRRMVVEESGRTPSEASSDNALRRIVHLFTTSDDYCLGFNIRGGKEFGLGIYVSKLDPGGLAEQHGIKMGDQILAANGVSFDDITHSNAVEVLKSHTHVMLTIREVGRYPAYKEMVAEYGWLDKLANGGPPLSSQGSDSNSSASSLSSSTPLSSLSGLSQVLFPPVFGSEMVDVAISTEGHSQRPSSAERTADTAIQTDPHPPNYLDPLSNGSCPDRLVATETSRTVGATVLLKDTVIHGKGEGPREMGGFGEARQGRTRTLSSLEVAKDSPKTAALMALSRPRKPIRRSQSHITASEDRQKKKRQLKEKHSAEGKTSLQRSKTFVNLFFKKDRKEKSRSKSPSHPADRDRERGRPFQLLTSPRESRAGVKDSSLLPRMETLHHVEDMAKKLLIHDEVAAVMRHCQRFLSDNVIEDLVRPLLAILDRPEKLLLLREIRMLIPTAELGRFDSMIMPFELEAYDILKSRSVHSPALRSPRSGTPRRHLITPVPDYRGRFHLQPVQDTLRERQLIEELERLRLSGQQSGHVPPSRAFTPLLDVSVDSYTSSTVRSRSLSPSPTLSSLLAESPQSTQRGHQPHCSPNRRENGALRYDEVSLLSVSDRRDVAPERGRSPVRNGRGRVRREASPDSIDGRLSRQDGYTEVSVRVPSQRRARTPLADVFEPQRDRSPSTGGESRQQLNGHSQNGHGVKRRAALQPEEYEINTLTISKAKQSLGISISGGMESRVQPMIKIEKIFPGGAASTNEALRAGYELLSVDGESLQGVTHQHAVDVIRSAFSNKAKDPMVFVVKVPKFSTTPISPRRPAD, encoded by the exons ATGGCTCGCTCCTCGCAGCCCTTCGGCTGGAAGGAGATGACAAATGGAGGGGGGCACCCCCACTTCAACAATGGAGGCCAGACTGGGGGTTCCCACAGCACCACGCGCTACATGCTGAAGAAACAGCAGCGCCACAGACGCAGGTCCTCCTCACCAATGGGCAGGGTCATCCTCATCAACGCACCTGTTGATG gagggGATGACAGTGAAGAcattcacacagtgacagtAGATAAGAGTCCAGATGGGCGTCTGGGTTTCAGTGTCCGCGGGGGCTCTGAACATGGACTCGGTATATTTGTCAGCAAGGTGGAGGATGACAGCTCTGCAG CGCAGGCTGGGCTCACTGTGGGCGATAAGATGGTGGAGGTGAATGGGATCAGCCTGGAGAGCATCACCATGAGCAGCGCTGTCAAGGTCCTGACAGGCAACAACAGGCTGAGGATGGTGGTGAGACGGGTGGGCAAGATCCCCGGCATCCGCTACTCCAAGGAGAAGACGACATG GGTGGATCTGATTCACCGGCggatggtggtggaggagagcggTCGCACACCGTCAGAGGCCAGTTCAGACAACGCTCTCCGCAGGATCGTTCATCTCTTCACCACCTCAGATGACTACTGTCTGGGCTTTAACATCAGAGGAGGCAAAGAGTTTGGACTGGGAATTTATGTTTCTAA GTTGGACCCGGGTGGGCTTGCAGAACAGCATGGCATCAAAATGGGCGATCAAATCCTTGCAGCCAATGGGGTCAGCTTTGATGACATCACCCATAGCAATGCAGTTGAGGTCCTGAAGAGCCACACTCATGTCATGTTGACCATCAGG GAAGTTGGGAGATACCCTGCCTACAAGGAGATGGTGGCAGAATACGGCTGGCTTGACAAAC TAGCCAATGGAGGCCCTCCACTATCCTCCCAGGGTTCAGACTCCaactcctctgcttcctcattGTCCTCCAGCACCCCCCTCAGCTCCCTCAGTGGTCTCTCCCAGGTCCTTTTCCCTCCTGTCTTTGGCTCTGAGATGGTAGATGTCGCCATCTCCACAGAGGGCCATTCCCAACGTCCAAGCAGTGCCGAGCGAACTGCTGACACCGCCATACAGACCGACCCCCACCCTCCAAACTACCTAGACCCCTTGTCTAATGGGTCGTGCCCCGACAGGCTGGTCGCCACAGAAACCAGTCGGACAGTAGGTGCCACAGTGCTGCTGAAGGACACAGTCATACATGGGAAAGGGGAAGGACCCAGGGAGATGGGAGGATTTGGGGAAGCCAGGCAGGGACGGACGAGGACGCTGTCATCACTGGAAGTAGCGAAAGACTCACCTAAAACTGCAGCGCTGATGGCTTTGAGCAGGCCACGGAAACCAATCAGACGTTCCCAGAGCCACATCACTGCGTCAG aggacagacaaaagaagaagaggcagcTGAAGGAGAAGCATTCAGCAGAGGGTAAAACCAGCCTGCAGCGATCTAAAACCTTTGTCAACttgttttttaagaaagacCGTAAAGAGAAAAGTCGCTCCAAGTCACCGTCTCACCCTGCTGACAGAG ATAGGGAGCGGGGTCGTCCCTTCCAGCTCCTGACCTCCCCGAGGGAATCCCGTGCCGGGGTTAaagacagcagcctgctgccccGAATGGAGACCCTGCACCACGTGGAGGACATGGCAAAGAAACTGCTCATCCATGATGAGGTGGCTGCCGTGATGAGACACTGCCAGCGA tttttgTCCGACAATGTGATTGAGGATTTGGTACGTCCCCTTTTGGCAATCTTGGACAGGCCAGAGAAACTACTACTTCTCAGAGAAATAAG AATGCTGATACCTACTGCTGAGCTGGGTCGGTTTGATAGCATGATCATGCCATTTGAGCTGGAAGCCTACGATATCCTCAAGAGTCGCTCTG TGCATTCTCCTGCTCTGCGCTCCCCTCGCAGTGGGACCCCTCGACGTCACCTCATCACCCCAGTCCCAG ACTACAGGGGGCGGTTTCACCTCCAGCCAGTCCAGGACACACTTCGGGAGCGTCAATTGattgaggagctggagagatTACGTTTATCGGGCCAACAGTCAGGCCATGTGCCTCCATCCCGTGCCTTCACCCCTTTGCTGGATGTCTCCGTGGACAGCTACACCTCCTCCACTGTGCGCTCCCGCTCCCTCAGCCCTTCACCCACACTCAGCTCCCTCCTTGCAGAATCCCCGCAGAGCACCCAACGTGGGCACCAACCCCATTGCTCCCCAAACAGAAGAGAGAATGGGGCACTGCGGTATGACGAGGTCTCCTTGTTGTCGGTGTCCGACCGAAGAGATGTGGCTCCTGAGCGAGGGAGGTCACCTGTGAGGAATGGCCGTGGGAGAGTGAGGAGGGAGGCGAGTCCTGACAGCATAGACGGCAGACTGAGCAGGCAGGACGGTTACACAGAGGTCAGCGTACGTGTTCCTTCACAGCGACGGGCAAGAACCCCTTTAGCTGATGTGTTTGAGCCCCAAAGAGACAGGAGTCCATCAACGGGCGGAGAGAGCAGGCAGCAGCTAAATGGACACTCACAAAATGGTCACGGTGTGAAAagaagagcagctctgcagcctgaggaGTATGAAATCAACACTTTGACCATCTCAAAGGCCAAGCAGTCACTGG GTATTAGTATCTCTGGTGGTATGGAGTCCAGAGTCCAGCCCATGATTAAGATTGAGAAAATCTTCCCAGGAGGAGCTGCGTCTACAAATGAAGCTCTGAGG
- the sfxn3 gene encoding sideroflexin-3 — protein sequence MSGELSLNINIKEPRWDQGTFMGRAQHFFMVTDPRNVLLSSETLEEARVIVENYRAGSVKPGLTEDELWRAKYIYDSAFHPDTGEKMFVIGRMSAQVPMNMSITGCMLTFYRTTPAVVFWQWVNQSFNAVVNYTNRSGDAPMTVNQLGAAYVSATTGAVVTALGLKSLATRLPPIVSRFVPFAAVAAANCINIPFMRQRELKYGIPVTDENGNRLGESPNAAKQAIMQVVVSRIGMAVPAMAIPPVIMNALEKRAFMKRFPILNAPVQVGLVGLCLVFATPLCCALFPQKSSMSLSGLEADLQERIRQASPHTTTVYFNKGL from the exons ATGTCTGGAGAGTTGTCCCTCAACATAAACATCAAGGAGCCAAGATGGGACCAAGGCACGTTTATGGGCCGTGCCCAGCACTTCTTCATGGTCACAGACCCCCGGAACgtcctgctgtcctctgagACTCTGGAGGAGGCCCGGGTGATCGTGGAGAACTACAG GGCTGGCAGCGTGAAGCCCGGCTTGACAGAGGACGAGCTCTGGAGGGCCAAGTACATCTACGACTCCGCCTTCCACCCCGACACAGGAGAGAAGATGTTTGTGATTGGCCGGATGTCTGCTCAGGTGCCAATGAACATGTCCATCACAGGCTGCATGCTCACCTTCTACAG GACTACTCCGGCCGTGGTGTTCTGGCAGTGGGTTAACCAGTCCTTCAACGCTGTTGTCAACTATACCAACCGCAGCGGAGATGCCCCCATGACTGTGAA TCAGCTCGGTGCAGCCTATGTCAGTGCTACTACTGGAGCTGTAGTCACTGCCCTGGGACTCAAGTCTCTAGCTACG CGTCTCCCACCAATTGTCAGCCGCTTTGTCCCTTTCGCTGCGGttgctgctgctaactgtatCAACATTCCCTTCATGAGACAGAG GGAGTTGAAGTACGGTATCCCTGTGACAGATGAGAACGGAAACCGGTTAGGAGAGTCTCCAAATGCTGCCAAGCAGGCCATCATGCAAGTTGTTGTGTCAAGAATCGGCATGGCGGTGCCAGCAATGG CAATCCCGCCTGTCATAATGAACGCTCTGGAGAAGAGAGCTTTCATGAAG CGATTCCCAATTCTGAACGCTCCAGTCCAGGTGGGGCTTGTCGGTCTGTG CCTGGTGTTTGCAACTCCTCTGTGCTGCGCCCTCTTCCCACAGAAAAG CTCTATGAGCCTGAGCGGGCTGGAAGCAGACCTGCAGGAGAGGATACGACAGGCCAGTCCCCACACCACCACCGTCTACTTCAACAAGGGCCTGTAG